A section of the Pseudovibrio sp. M1P-2-3 genome encodes:
- a CDS encoding response regulator transcription factor, whose amino-acid sequence MKILIIEDDREAAHFLAKALKEEGHTPDLAADGEQGLEMALAMQWDVLVVDRMLPKRDGLSIIQELRKSGNTTPVLIISALSQVDDRVKGLRAGGDDYLPKPYAVSELLARIEALDRRQAPGAIETTLQVGDLVLDRLAHTVSRNNQELTLQPREFRLLEYLMKNAGQVVTRTMLLENVWDYHFDPQTNVIDVHISRLRSKIDKGFETQLLHTVRGSGYTIRDSSC is encoded by the coding sequence ATGAAAATCTTGATAATCGAAGACGATCGGGAAGCCGCGCACTTTCTAGCTAAAGCGCTAAAGGAAGAGGGGCATACACCAGATCTTGCCGCAGATGGCGAGCAGGGTCTGGAAATGGCACTTGCCATGCAATGGGATGTTCTTGTCGTCGACCGAATGCTGCCAAAGCGGGATGGGTTATCGATTATTCAAGAGCTGCGTAAATCGGGTAATACAACGCCTGTTCTGATCATTTCCGCACTGTCTCAGGTGGATGATCGGGTAAAAGGCCTGCGGGCCGGTGGTGATGATTATCTGCCAAAACCCTATGCCGTTTCCGAGTTGCTGGCTAGAATTGAAGCGCTGGACCGTCGTCAGGCCCCAGGTGCAATTGAGACGACACTCCAAGTTGGTGATCTGGTTCTGGACCGCCTTGCCCACACGGTCAGCCGTAACAATCAGGAGCTGACTTTGCAGCCACGCGAGTTCCGCCTGCTGGAGTACCTGATGAAAAATGCCGGACAGGTTGTCACGCGCACGATGCTGCTGGAAAACGTTTGGGATTATCATTTTGATCCGCAGACAAATGTGATTGATGTGCACATATCGCGGCTACGTTCAAAAATCGACAAGGGCTTTGAGACCCAGCTTTTACACACTGTTCGTGGTTCGGGATATACAATCCGTGACAGCTCTTGCTAG
- a CDS encoding sensor histidine kinase, whose protein sequence is MTALARILRTTAFRLALIYIGSFSALSGFLFVYISQNTNALMGGQVEKSIDAEASDLMERYDLGGMSGLVKAINSRDSRPDAPLYLLIDFSGNYITGNIQSLPDQITGTADSELEFIKYHHLVTSYTDAEDRKKSYHAAVRFYDLPGNFRLLVGRDLQEQSRFHDLLNQALRLWLGVMVVVAAITWFFVNQRVLKRIDGMTRTSETLMNGDLSDRLKVTGNGDEFDRLAVNLNTMLDRIEDLMKGLKEVSDNIAHDLKTPLTRMRGRVEAHLRQDKGPNVNRGALEEVLVETDEIIGIFNALLRISRVEAGSSGARQNPVNLTQITHDICELYEPVAEMEEVGFEADLEDGVQVTGDRELLSQAIANIIENALKYGRPEDDAVSQKIRVTLRVEGETVFVEVSDNGRGIGEEQREYVCDRFVRLDESRTEPGSGLGLSLVKAVMSLHSGGLQLESAMPGLKVVLSLPKLQEKAARTRLGRRDHVTSTQPGDRSET, encoded by the coding sequence GTGACAGCTCTTGCTAGAATTTTACGGACAACTGCCTTCCGCCTTGCCTTGATTTACATAGGGTCGTTCTCGGCCCTTTCAGGGTTTTTGTTTGTTTATATTTCTCAAAACACCAATGCGTTGATGGGGGGGCAGGTTGAAAAGTCCATTGATGCGGAAGCCTCCGACCTCATGGAACGCTATGACCTTGGGGGAATGAGTGGGCTGGTTAAAGCGATCAACAGCCGTGACAGCAGGCCCGATGCGCCCCTCTACCTCCTGATTGATTTTTCTGGAAATTATATAACGGGAAATATCCAGAGCCTGCCCGATCAAATAACGGGAACTGCAGATAGCGAGCTGGAGTTTATCAAGTACCATCATCTGGTTACCAGCTATACGGATGCAGAAGATCGCAAGAAAAGCTATCATGCAGCTGTTCGCTTCTATGATCTTCCCGGAAATTTTCGCCTGCTGGTGGGGCGTGATTTGCAAGAGCAATCGCGTTTTCATGATTTGCTCAATCAGGCTCTGCGGTTATGGCTGGGTGTTATGGTGGTTGTTGCAGCAATCACATGGTTTTTTGTAAACCAGCGGGTTCTCAAGCGTATTGACGGCATGACCCGCACCAGCGAAACCTTGATGAACGGGGACTTGTCCGACCGTCTTAAAGTGACTGGAAACGGGGACGAATTTGACCGCCTTGCAGTGAACCTCAACACCATGCTGGACCGGATCGAAGACCTGATGAAAGGTTTGAAAGAGGTTTCAGATAACATTGCCCATGACCTGAAAACGCCTTTGACCCGTATGAGAGGCCGTGTTGAAGCGCACCTTAGACAAGACAAGGGGCCAAACGTAAATCGGGGGGCATTGGAAGAGGTCTTGGTGGAGACCGACGAGATTATCGGTATTTTTAATGCACTCCTGCGCATATCACGCGTTGAGGCGGGATCTTCGGGAGCAAGACAGAATCCGGTGAATCTGACCCAGATTACCCACGATATTTGTGAGCTTTATGAACCCGTTGCGGAAATGGAGGAGGTTGGCTTTGAAGCTGATCTGGAAGACGGTGTACAAGTAACGGGTGATCGGGAACTTCTTTCACAAGCCATTGCAAATATTATTGAAAACGCTTTGAAATATGGTAGGCCGGAAGATGATGCTGTTAGCCAGAAAATTCGTGTCACACTGCGGGTAGAAGGGGAAACGGTATTTGTGGAAGTGAGTGACAATGGCCGCGGAATTGGCGAGGAGCAAAGGGAATACGTTTGCGACCGCTTTGTACGCCTCGACGAAAGTCGAACTGAACCGGGATCGGGTCTTGGGTTATCACTCGTAAAGGCGGTTATGTCGCTTCACAGCGGAGGCTTGCAGCTGGAAAGCGCGATGCCGGGGCTAAAAGTTGTCCTGTCTCTTCCCAAACTGCAAGAGAAGGCTGCTCGAACACGATTAGGCAGGAGAGACCATGTCACAAGCACCCAGCCCGGAGACAGAAGCGAGACTTGA